The Cervus elaphus chromosome 12, mCerEla1.1, whole genome shotgun sequence genome includes a region encoding these proteins:
- the TTC5 gene encoding tetratricopeptide repeat protein 5, producing MMAVEEEEVKEVLQKLQELVDQLYSFRECYFETHSVEHAGRKPQDVREEMEKTLQQMEEAAGSVQGNAQVLMLTGKALNVTPDYSPKAEELLSKAVKLEPKLVEAWNQLGEVYWKKGDVAAAHTCFSGALTHCKNKVSLQNLSMVLRQLRTDSGDEHSRHVMDSVRQAKLAVQMDILDGRSWYILGNAYLSLYFNTGQNPKISQQALSAYAQAEKVDRTASSNPDLHLNRATLHKYEENYGEALEGFSRAAALDPAWPEPWQREQQLLDFLTRLTSLLESKGKVKTKKLQSMLGNLRPAHLGPCGDGRYQSASGQKVTLERKPLSALQPGVNSGAVVLGKVVFSLTTEEKVPFTFGLVDSDGPCYAVMVYNMVQSWGVLIGDSVAIPEPNLRLHRIQHKGKDYSFSSIRVETPLLLVVNGKPQGSSSQAAATVASRPQCE from the exons ATGATGGCTGTTGAAGAGGAAGAAGTCAAGGAGGTCTTGCAGAAATTGCAG GAACTGGTGGACCAGCTGTATTCATTTCGAGAGTGCTATTTTGAGACACATAGTGTTGAGCATGCAGGGAGGAAGCCACAAGATGTGCGGGAAGAGATGGAGAAGACCCTGCAGCAGATGGAGGAAGCAGCGG GTTCAGTCCAGGGCAATGCACAGGTTCTGATGCTGACTGGGAAGGCACTGAATGTGACCCCTGACTATAGCCCCAAGGCTGAGGAGCTTCTGTCAAAGGCTGTGAAGCTGGAGCCCAAGCTGGTAGAAGCCTGGAACCAGCTGGGTGAGGTGTACTGGAAGAAAGGGGATGTTGCAGCCGCCCATACCTGCTTCTCAGGAGCCCTCACCCAT TGCAAGAACAAAGTCTCCCTTCAAAACCTGTCAATGGTGCTTCGCCAGCTGCGGACCGACTCCGGAGATGAACATTCTCGCCACGTAATGGACAGTGTCCGACAGGCTAAGTTGGCTGTGCAGATGGACATCCTTGATGGCCGCTCCTGGT ATATTCTGGGGAATGCCTACCTTTCTCTTTACTTCAATACTGGCCAGAACCCTAAGATCTCCCAGCAAGCCCTCAGTGCTTATGCCCAAGCA GAGAAGGTTGACAGGACAGCTTCCAGCAATCCTGATCTTCATCTGAACAGGGCAACG TTACATAAATATGAGGAGAATTATGGTGAGGCCCTGGAGGGCTTCTCTCGGGCTGCAGCACTGGACCCTGCCTGGCCAGAGCCCTGGCAACGAGAGCAACAGCTCCTGGATTTCCTGACTAGATTAACCAGCCTCCTTGAGAGCAAG GGAAAGGTGAAGACCAAAAAGTTACAGAGCATGCTGGGGAACTTGCGCCCAGCCCACCTAGGCCCTTGTGGTGATGGGCGCTATCAGTCAGCTTCGGGGCAGAAGGTGACTCTGGAGCGCAAGCCCCTGAGTGCTCTGCAGCCTGGTGTAAATAGTGGAGCTGTGGTCCTGGGAAAGGTGGTGTTCAGCCTTACCACAGAGGAGAAAGTCCCCTT TACATTTGGCCTGGTAGATTCAGACGGACCTTGCTATGCAGTTATGGTGTATAATATGGTGCAGAGCTGGGGAGTACTCATTGGGGACTCTGTAGCCATCCCTGAGCCTAACCTTCGTCTTCACCGAATTCAGCACAAGGGAAAG GACTATTCCTTTTCCAGTATTCGTGTGGAGACGCCCCTCCTGCTGGTGGTGAATGGGAAGCCTCAGGGCTCCAGCAGCCAGGCTGCTGCCACGGTTGCCTCGAGGCCACAGTGTGAATGA